GGTCTGGATGTTCGGGCCGCGCCTGGGCCTGAGCGCACCCACCACCCTGGTGCTGGATCTCTCCCTCCCGGGCCTGCTGTCGCTGGGCCTGCCGGAGTGGACCGTGATCCAGACCCTGCTGGTGATCGCCGCCCTCGGTGCCGCCGGCATCGGCAGCTACAGGCAATGGAGTCCCCAGGAGCTCTCCGTGGCGGACGACCAGATCCACCTCCGCCGCCCGGGCCAGCCCAGCCGCCAGCTGCCGTTGCGGATGATCACCGCCGTGCTGCGGCTGCCGGGTCCGGACCCCCGGGCCATTCTCTGGAGCGAACGCCGGCCGCCGATCGTGGTGGACGGCCTTTCCGGCGAGCGGGAGGCGGCCGAGCTGCTGGAGAAGCTGGAGGCCGTCCTCGATCAATCGCGTGGATGACGGCTGGTGAGCACCAGCTGGTCGCGGTGCACCACCGCATCCCCCACCGGCCCCAGCCGGCGGCGCACCTCCTCGCTGCTGAGGCCCTTGATCCGGCGCAGTTCTTCGCTGCTCAGGGTGCTCAGGCCCCGCCCCAGTTCGCGGCCATCACTGGCCAGCACCCGCACCGCCTCGCGCCTGGAGAAGTGACCCTCCACCTCACGGATGCCCACCGCCAGCAGGGAGGCGCCCTGCTGCAGAAGGGCGCGCTCGGCGCCCGCATCCACCCGCACGCTGCCCTTCACCAGCAGGGCATGGGCCAGCCAGCTCTTGCGGTCGGCCAGGGGGGTGGCGCTGGGCTGGAACACGGTGCCCACCTTCTCGCCGGCGAACAGGGCCTCAAGCACCGCCGGATCACGCCCATCGGCCAGCCGCACCCGGATGCCGCTGGAGGTGGCGATGCGGGCCGCCGCCAGCTTGGTGGTCATGCCGCCCGTGCCCCACTGCCCGCCCCCCTCGGCCACATGGCTGAGGCGCTCCAGCTCCGCCAGGTCGCGCACCTCCTCGATCGGGCTGGCCTCGGCATCGGTGCGGGGGTTGCCGGAATAAAGCCGGTCCACATCGGTGAGCAGCACCAGCTCATCGGCGCCGATCGCCACCGCCACCAGGGCCGACAGGGTGTCATTGTCGCCGAAGCGCAGCTCATCGGTGGCCAGGGTGTCGTTCTCGTTCACCACCGGCAGCACCCCCCACGCCAGCAGCTGCTCCAGGGTGCGGCAGGCATTCTGGTAGCGGCGCCTTGAGGCCAGATCGCTGCGGGTGAGCAGCACCTGGGCCACCGCCATCCCCCGGACGGCGAAGGCCTCCTGGTACAGGCCCATCAGCCGGCCCTGGCCGACGGCGGCAGCCGCCTGCAGGGCCACCACCTCGGTGGGGCGCCGGCTGAAGCGAAGCGCCTCGCAGCCCAGTCCCACGGCCCCGCTGGTCACCAGGGCCAGCTGGTCCCCCTGGCGCTGCTGGCGGCCGAAACTGGCGGCCAGATCGGCGATCACCGCCGCGGTGGAGCGCTCGGGACTGCCCCGCAGCAGGCTGGTGCCCAACTTGATCACCCGCCGCCGTCCAGGGCCGGCGCCCGCCGCCGGGCCGGAGGTTGGCGTTGTGCCGGACGTCGCCATCAGCCCGGAACCGAGCCCACCCAGCGGGCCATGCGCAGCTCCAGGTTCTGCAGCCGGTCCTGGCGGCAGGGTTCGCCGTCGGGATCAATCGGCTTCACCAGCACCGTGAACAGGCCCATGCGGTTGCCCACCAGCACGTCGGTGAACAGCCGGTCGCCCACCAGGGCCACCTGGGCCGGGGGCAGGGCGAGGTCCTGCAGCACCTTGCGCAGGGCGGCGCGGCGCGGCTTGCCCGCCGAGGTGGTGTAAGGAAGCCCCATCGTGTCCGCCACCGCACCGATGCGGCGGCGGGAGGGGTTGTTGCTGAGCAGGTGCAGGGGCATCCGCTCACGGGCATGGCGCAGCCACACCTCGGCCTGCAGGGGCATGGTGGCCTGGCGGCGGGGCAGCAGGGTGCGGTCAACGTCGAGGACCAGGGCGCGGATGCCACGGTCGACCAGCTCCTGCAGGGGCAGGTGCGCCAGGGAGGTCCCCGGAAACCAGTCGGGCGTAAGCAGGTCGCGCAGCATCAGTCGTCGCTCTCCCGTTCGTCGAGCTCGGCCTCGATGCGGGGCTGGACCCGCTCGAACTCCTCGCCCTCCACCATCACCGCGTCGGCGCCGTCCATGCGGGCCACCACGAAGAAGGGATCCAGGGGAATGTAGAGGCCGTACTCCTCATCGCCGGCCATGAAGCTCACGAGCAGCTCATAGGTCTCGCTGTCATCATCGCCTTCCTCGTCCTCGAGATCGTCGGGATCGGGCTCCTCCAGCTCACCGCTGACGGTGAGGGTGACGGCGGAGCGCACCAGGGTGAGGTCGTGCTCCTGCAGCACCACATCCGCCACCGACAGCACCGGTTCGGTGGCATCGAGGGTCTCGATCAGTTCGGGGTCGTCGTCCTCCCGCAGCCGGAACAGGCACACCGGGGTGTCCACCGGCGTCAGCAGGGCGTAGTCGTGGCCGTCCAGGGGGATCAGCTGCTCCAGGAAGCACAGCAGCTGGCGGCCGCTGCCGTCACGCACCTGCACGGTGGGCACATCACCGGAGCCCGTCATCGCAGGGGGGTCGGAGGCCATCAAGAGGAAGCGGGTCTCCTCAGAATGAATGAGCACCGGCCCGACTGCCCACGGCGATGGCCGCCGGGTCGACCGGATCTGGGCTGAACAGGGCGGGATCCAGGGCCTCGGGCCCCTCCCTCAGCCACTGCTCCAGCAGCAGCGCCGCGGCTGCGCTGTCGAGCCGACCGCTGCGGTCGCCGTGAAGCCCGAAGCGCTCGCCGGCCGCCCAGCTGCTGGCGTGCTCATCCACCCAGGCCAGGGGCAGGGGCTGGCCAAGGGCCGTCAGGGCCCGGGCCAGCCGCAGGCCATAGCGGCGGCAGTGGACCCCCTGGGGGGTGGGCCGCTGGCCGGCATCAAGGGGCAGGCCCACCACCAGCGCCTCCACCCGCCGCTGGCGCACCAGCTCCAGCAGCCGCCCCAGGTCGGCCTGGAACTCCCCCCGGGCCAGGGCGGGCAGGGGCGTCACCGTGACGCCCAGGGGATCACAGCCGGCCAGGCCGATGCGACGGCGGCCCACATCCAGGGCCAGCACCGACCGCGGCCGGGGCGGCGCCATTCAGCGCAGAACGAGGGGGGCGGTGGGCAGGCTGCCGAGGGGGCCGGTGGGGGTGGGCATGGGCCGCCGCCGCGGCTGTAGTTGCTCCAGCACCGCCTCGATGCGCCGCGCCGCCCGCTTGGCCGGCTGGCCCTCCTGGCGGCGCCAGACGCTGCGGGCCATCAGCACCTCCTCGCCGTGGGCCTCGGCCCCGAGGTCCTGCAGCCAGCGCTGGCGTTCTTCGTCGCTCACCTCGCAACGCAGCCAGAGGCTGCCGCCCCCCTGACCGATGCGGTGCAGCAACAACTCGGCCGCGTTCCCAAGCAGATGGCCCCAGCCGGGGTGGACGCTCAGCTCCACAGCCTGGCCGCCGCCAGGATGCTCATCGAGCCAGCGCACGCCGGCCACCGCTTCGTTGCGGACGCCATCCACCAGCATCCAGCCATGGCTGCGGCTCTGGTCGAGCAGGTCCTCGATGCGGCGGTCCTGCAGCTGGCGCAGGTGGGCCGGGCAGGTGGCCTGCTCCAGGTGCCAGAGCAGCGGCGCGGTGCGGCGGTTGAGCGGGCGCAGCTGCAGATCGGCCGGAGCGGCAGGGACGGGCCGGTCGGCCGGGAGCTGCCAACGCCAGAGGCGATCGGTGCGCTGGGGCTGGAAGCCCTGCTCCCGCAACGTGGCCAGCCGGGGAGTGTCGAGGCTGGAGGCGGTGGCGATCCAGCTGGCGGCGCCCTTCACCCGGCCGATGGCCTGGCGCAGCAGATCCCCAGCCATGGGCGCCCCCTCCGTGGCGGCCAGGGCCAGGCGCAGGTGCTGCACCTGCCAGCAGGTGCCGCTGCGGTTGAGGCGGCGGCAGACGATCAGGCCCAAGGCCTGCTGGCGGGTGAGCCCCTGGCGCTGCAGGGCCACCAGCACCTGGGCGGCCATCGGGCGGCGGCTGGTCACCGCCGTCAGCAGCTGCTCCGGCAGGGCGAGCAGCAGCGAGCGCTGCAGCAGCGGCTGCAGCGGCAGGAAGGCGGGGTCATCGAGCAGGGGGAGGTGCCAACCCTGCAGCGGTTCCACCGTCCAGGTGGGGGAGGTTCTGCCCTGGGCAGGCACTGGCACGGCAGGCACTGGCACGGCAGACGACGGTGGGGAAGGGGGCGTGGGCGAATCGGAACCGACGCGGCGGGTGCTGGCGGCGTCATCGAAGAATTCTACGTGGGACGCACCAGCACCAGAGGCGTGCGCTCGTTGGCATTGCCGGCGGGGTTGGGCCGCAGGGCCCGCATCAGCAGGGCTTCATCGGTGCCGCCGCTGGCGGCCAGCACCTTCACACGCCCCAGGTCGTTGACGTCCACCACCGCCACCGCCACGCCGAGGGCCGCCGCCATCCGCTCGCACCAGGCCGCCGGCTGGTCCGGACCGAGCACGATCGTCTGGTCGTAGGGGGGCGTGGTGCCGGTGATGTCGTCGATCAGACGCGCCTGCTCGCCCGCCAGCCGATAGAACCAGCCCTTGCTGCCCACCAGCTTCAGGGCGGTGCCCACCACCCAGGCCCCGAGCACCCGGGCCGGGCCGGACACATCGATCAGGGTCTGGAGGCCGCAGGCCGTCGCCAGGGAGCTGGTGGGGTGGAACACCCGGCAGAGCAGGCGGGCCAGGAAGGAGGGCTCCACCGTCGAGGGGTGGTGGTAGCGGCCCTGGATCACCGCCAGGGGCGTTTCGCCGATGGTGAGCACATCACCCGGCTGCAGCAGCCCTGAGGTGTAGCGCTGCAGCACCTCCAGCGGATCGTCGAGCACCCCGAGCAGGTGGGTGCGCACCGGCAGCACCCGGCAGCGCTCCCCCTCGCGCCAGCCCGGGGCGGATGGGTCGCCCGGTTCCGGCTTCTGCAGCGGCAGCAGGATGCCCTGGCGCCGCTGCAGCCGGCCGAAGGGGCCGTAGTTCACCCAGTGGATGTCCATCCAGAGGGTGTCGAGCACGCTCTCCAGATCCAGCCCGCCGGGTGCCGTCAGGTTGAGGCGGATGTGGGCGGCGGTCGTCTTGCGGCCCTTGATGATGTAGGCGGCCCAGTAGCCATCGGGACGGGCCTCCTCGTCGGGGTGCAGCGGCGTGATGTGCAGCTCGTGGCGCACCTGGCTGACGTCACTGCGGCCCAGCAGGGTTGGCACCACCGTGATCTCGGGCACCATCACCTCCATGCGGGGGTGGGGGTTGCGGATGTGGACCTCGCCGGTGATCTCCAGGCCCTGGGCCCGACGCCGCACCTGGAAGGATCCCGGCAGCAGCTGCAGGGGCGAGGCGGGCCGGAGGCGATGGCGCAGTTCGAGCACCACCAGCCCAAGGCCGAGGAGCAGCAGCAGGACCAGCAGGCAGGAAACGGGGAACGGCAAGCCGATACGTCGGGGAATGTCCGGCCGGAGCGTAGATGCGCCCACGGACCTAGCTTCGGCCCCATGGAACCGGCAGGGCACTGGCATGCGCAAGACCTTCGTGCTCGACACCAACGTGTTGCTGCATGACCCCCAGGCCCTGAACCGGTTCGAGGACAACCAGGTGGTGATCCCGATCGAGGTGGTCGAGGAGATCGACCGCTTCAAGCGGGACCCCTCCGAGAAGGGCCGCAATGCACGCCAGGTGTCGCGCCTGCTCGACCAGCTGCGCGAGAAGGGCAACCTGGCCGAAGGCGTGCCCATCGACGACGTCAGCGGCGGCACCCTGAAGGTGGTGTTCTGCCGCAGCGAGACCCTGAGCCAGCTGCCCCCCGAGCTGAAGGCGGGCAACGGCGACAACAACATCCTGGCCGTGGCCCTGGAGCAGCGCCTGCAGGAGGTGGTGG
This genomic stretch from Cyanobium gracile PCC 6307 harbors:
- a CDS encoding YqeG family HAD IIIA-type phosphatase, which codes for MLRDLLTPDWFPGTSLAHLPLQELVDRGIRALVLDVDRTLLPRRQATMPLQAEVWLRHARERMPLHLLSNNPSRRRIGAVADTMGLPYTTSAGKPRRAALRKVLQDLALPPAQVALVGDRLFTDVLVGNRMGLFTVLVKPIDPDGEPCRQDRLQNLELRMARWVGSVPG
- the proB gene encoding glutamate 5-kinase, which produces MATSGTTPTSGPAAGAGPGRRRVIKLGTSLLRGSPERSTAAVIADLAASFGRQQRQGDQLALVTSGAVGLGCEALRFSRRPTEVVALQAAAAVGQGRLMGLYQEAFAVRGMAVAQVLLTRSDLASRRRYQNACRTLEQLLAWGVLPVVNENDTLATDELRFGDNDTLSALVAVAIGADELVLLTDVDRLYSGNPRTDAEASPIEEVRDLAELERLSHVAEGGGQWGTGGMTTKLAAARIATSSGIRVRLADGRDPAVLEALFAGEKVGTVFQPSATPLADRKSWLAHALLVKGSVRVDAGAERALLQQGASLLAVGIREVEGHFSRREAVRVLASDGRELGRGLSTLSSEELRRIKGLSSEEVRRRLGPVGDAVVHRDQLVLTSRHPRD
- a CDS encoding DUF3727 domain-containing protein — protein: MASDPPAMTGSGDVPTVQVRDGSGRQLLCFLEQLIPLDGHDYALLTPVDTPVCLFRLREDDDPELIETLDATEPVLSVADVVLQEHDLTLVRSAVTLTVSGELEEPDPDDLEDEEGDDDSETYELLVSFMAGDEEYGLYIPLDPFFVVARMDGADAVMVEGEEFERVQPRIEAELDERESDD
- the ruvX gene encoding Holliday junction resolvase RuvX, producing MAPPRPRSVLALDVGRRRIGLAGCDPLGVTVTPLPALARGEFQADLGRLLELVRQRRVEALVVGLPLDAGQRPTPQGVHCRRYGLRLARALTALGQPLPLAWVDEHASSWAAGERFGLHGDRSGRLDSAAAALLLEQWLREGPEALDPALFSPDPVDPAAIAVGSRAGAHSF